The following are from one region of the Cloacibacterium sp. TD35 genome:
- the tilS gene encoding tRNA lysidine(34) synthetase TilS: MLDFNNFKENLEVLGEDIFSKKFLLAVSGGADSMVLSHLFQFSNLEFQVAHVNYHFRGEDSNLDQKIVEDFCRKNQIKFHLKDVSEEEKTQMKSLQNWARELRYDFFFKILEQENLDYIVTAHHLNDELETFFINLSRGSGIKGLSGIPKNENSILRPILKFTKAEIYAFAEENHIDFREDKSNEKNDYLRNKIRNQLTPKILEIFPQFLEQFGESLSYLSSVNDFYQYVIEKTFQEILTKENEEGFTLKKDILFQKPKVLIIEIIRKLGFTGIEIEKIMNAENGKFFRSSTYEISIKKKEIICKKKTK; encoded by the coding sequence TTGTTAGATTTTAACAATTTTAAGGAAAATTTAGAAGTTTTAGGAGAAGATATTTTTTCTAAAAAATTTCTTTTGGCTGTTTCGGGTGGTGCAGATTCTATGGTGCTTTCTCACTTATTTCAATTTTCAAATTTGGAGTTTCAAGTAGCTCATGTAAACTATCATTTCCGAGGAGAAGATTCTAATCTTGATCAAAAAATTGTTGAAGATTTTTGTAGAAAAAATCAAATAAAATTTCATCTAAAAGATGTTTCCGAAGAAGAAAAAACTCAAATGAAATCCCTTCAAAATTGGGCAAGAGAATTGAGGTATGATTTCTTTTTTAAAATTTTAGAGCAAGAAAATCTTGATTATATTGTTACGGCACACCATCTCAATGATGAGTTAGAAACCTTTTTCATCAATCTTTCTCGCGGCTCTGGAATTAAAGGATTAAGCGGAATTCCGAAAAATGAGAACAGCATTCTTCGTCCAATTCTGAAGTTTACCAAAGCAGAAATTTATGCTTTCGCAGAAGAAAACCACATCGATTTCAGAGAAGATAAATCCAATGAAAAAAATGATTATCTTAGAAATAAAATCCGTAATCAACTCACCCCAAAAATTCTAGAGATTTTTCCACAGTTTCTAGAACAATTCGGTGAAAGTCTGTCTTATTTAAGTTCGGTTAACGATTTTTATCAATACGTAATCGAAAAGACCTTTCAAGAAATTTTAACAAAAGAAAATGAAGAAGGATTTACTTTGAAGAAAGACATTTTATTCCAAAAACCGAAAGTCCTCATCATTGAAATCATTAGAAAACTCGGTTTCACAGGCATTGAAATCGAAAAAATCATGAATGCTGAAAACGGTAAATTTTTCCGAAGCAGCACCTATGAGATTTCCATAAAGAAGAAGGAAATTATCTGTAAAAAAAAGACAAAATAA
- a CDS encoding protein-disulfide reductase DsbD family protein: MKKFLLLLFIAITSLFSAQIQKHVTIKYDVKSLPNNEYEAVITANIDKGWHIYSKDIDPESGAIPTELKLNSKDIQLIGKPVETGSRKTEFSEAFGTDLIFLSGNVTIKQKFKLKNPEKPANVIGEFTYQTCDDRVCLAPESLEFEKTIAGSAVVKTEENKEVLQNTDSTKSVAATPVTTKNIEIAPQQEGLKVSSLDFENPLTDCGVAKEKKSENYLTYLFLGFLGGLIALLTPCVFPMIPLTVSFFTKGQKDKAKGKRDAFIYGFFILLIFVLLSVPFHIIDGIAGNIFNQISTSVSLNIAFFLIFLFFAGSFFGYYDITLPSSIANKSSKAEEAGGIIGIFFMALTLVIVSFSCTGPILGSLLGSAVTGSANVPMLLTFALAGFGLSWAIVFGLLALFPQALQSLPKSGGWMNTVKVVLGFVELALALKFLSKADLVSKTFLLKRELFIAIWIIITIGLVLYLFGKIRFPHDDKNQKISVTRKIFGVLGIGFLVYLVQGLVPAERPKLQMLSGILPPINVSYLHDEKDGILGMHPEHDYFKAIALAKKENKPVLIDFTGYGCENCRKMEEFVWSEPDILPTLQNEVILASLYVDDKEELPEAEQTKVDLGNGQMKRIKTIGDKWSMFQQVNFNNNSQPHYVLVTPEGKVINTPVSGYMPKEDFKKFLECGIDFYKKHK; encoded by the coding sequence ATGAAGAAGTTTTTGCTTTTACTTTTTATCGCTATTACCTCATTGTTCTCTGCGCAAATTCAGAAACACGTCACGATAAAATACGATGTAAAATCACTCCCAAATAACGAATACGAAGCAGTAATTACCGCTAATATTGACAAAGGATGGCATATTTACTCTAAAGACATCGACCCAGAATCTGGAGCCATTCCCACAGAATTAAAACTGAATTCTAAAGACATTCAACTGATTGGAAAACCTGTAGAAACAGGCAGTAGAAAAACCGAATTTTCTGAAGCTTTCGGTACAGATTTGATTTTCTTATCTGGAAATGTAACCATTAAGCAAAAATTTAAACTCAAAAACCCAGAAAAACCAGCCAATGTAATTGGAGAGTTTACCTATCAAACTTGTGATGACAGAGTCTGTCTTGCTCCTGAATCTTTAGAATTTGAAAAAACGATAGCAGGTTCAGCAGTTGTAAAAACTGAGGAAAACAAAGAAGTGCTACAAAATACAGACTCTACTAAATCTGTAGCTGCTACTCCTGTAACAACTAAAAATATAGAAATTGCTCCGCAACAAGAAGGTTTAAAGGTTTCTTCATTGGATTTCGAAAATCCTTTAACAGACTGTGGTGTAGCGAAAGAGAAAAAATCTGAAAACTACCTCACTTATTTATTTTTAGGATTTTTAGGAGGATTAATCGCCTTGTTAACACCTTGCGTTTTCCCAATGATTCCATTAACGGTTTCGTTCTTTACCAAAGGGCAAAAAGACAAAGCAAAAGGAAAAAGAGACGCATTTATTTACGGATTTTTCATTCTTTTAATCTTCGTTTTATTGAGCGTTCCGTTTCACATTATTGATGGAATTGCGGGAAACATTTTCAATCAAATTTCTACATCAGTTAGCTTAAATATTGCATTTTTCTTGATATTCTTATTCTTCGCAGGAAGTTTCTTCGGATATTATGATATTACATTGCCAAGTTCTATTGCCAATAAATCTTCAAAAGCAGAAGAAGCTGGAGGAATCATCGGGATTTTCTTTATGGCTTTAACCTTGGTCATTGTTTCATTTTCTTGTACCGGACCAATTTTAGGAAGTTTATTAGGAAGCGCCGTTACGGGTTCTGCAAACGTTCCGATGCTATTAACCTTTGCTTTAGCAGGATTTGGTTTAAGCTGGGCAATCGTTTTCGGACTATTGGCATTATTTCCACAAGCGTTACAAAGTTTACCAAAATCTGGTGGCTGGATGAATACTGTAAAAGTAGTTCTAGGTTTCGTAGAATTAGCATTAGCATTAAAATTTTTATCAAAAGCAGATTTGGTATCCAAAACATTCTTACTAAAACGCGAACTTTTCATCGCGATTTGGATTATCATTACCATCGGTTTAGTGCTTTATTTATTTGGAAAAATAAGATTTCCACATGATGATAAAAACCAAAAAATTTCTGTTACCCGAAAAATTTTTGGAGTTTTAGGAATTGGATTTTTAGTATATTTAGTTCAAGGATTAGTTCCTGCAGAAAGACCAAAACTACAGATGCTTTCAGGAATTTTGCCTCCAATTAATGTGAGTTATCTTCATGATGAAAAAGACGGAATTCTAGGAATGCATCCCGAACATGATTATTTCAAGGCTATAGCACTGGCAAAGAAAGAAAACAAACCTGTCTTGATAGATTTCACAGGTTATGGTTGCGAAAACTGCAGAAAAATGGAAGAATTTGTGTGGAGTGAACCTGATATTTTACCTACTTTACAAAACGAGGTAATTCTTGCTTCTCTTTATGTAGACGACAAAGAAGAATTGCCAGAAGCAGAACAAACCAAAGTAGATTTAGGAAACGGACAAATGAAACGCATTAAAACCATCGGTGATAAATGGAGTATGTTCCAACAAGTGAATTTTAATAATAATTCTCAACCGCATTACGTTTTGGTAACTCCAGAAGGAAAAGTGATTAACACGCCTGTTTCTGGTTATATGCCGAAAGAAGATTTCAAAAAATTCTTAGAATGTGGAATAGATTTTTATAAAAAACATAAATAG
- a CDS encoding TonB-dependent receptor, protein MKFKIFILSVFLIPIHMVFSQNLKGIYFLDEISKTPVSSVLVVNSVENFQRNSDENGWISLQGFNFEDQKIYVSGIGYEKEEFDLSLIKKEKDFGYIFLNPKIVSIAEVQLKNSVRNNIFQTISELDIHLRPINNSQEILRSVPGLFIGQHAGGGKAEQLFIRGFDVDHGTDVSLSVDGIPVNMVSHAHGQGYADLHFVIPEFIDKVNFDKGPYFAEKGNFTTAGFVDFKTKDFLENNFAKLELGQFKTYRGVLGLNLLKNKKDVKEQSLFLATEAYFTDGYFESPQDFNRFNGMLKYHGKLNDNNFLTAYFSGLSSKWNASGQIPDRAVEAGTIGWFGAIDDNEGGKTSRYNFTVNLKSYLNNGGKFTNQIFYSKYQFELYSNFTFFLNDPINGDQIRQKEDRNLYGFNSTYEKSIQLLGLKSETVAGIQLRYDEVNDLELSRTKNRTITTEALKFGDVNEMNLGAFWSQKISLNSNFDVTPSVRFDYFDNQYNDKLLNQKLKSNSNIFSPKLRLNYRLNDQVQLYSYFGKGFHSNDTRVAVLENGKKVLPPALGTDFGGIFKLGEKLILQSAIWYLWLDQEFVYVGDEAVVEEGGKTERMGIDIIARYEIYKNWFADFNLSMAKPRSLNVPADENFIPLAPKLVSTGGVTYRKETGFNGSLRYRLMGDRPANEDNSVVAKGYFVWDGTINYTTKKWELGVSVQNIFNVKWKETQFDTESRLYNESQSISEIHFTPGTPFFGKLSYTYFF, encoded by the coding sequence GTGAAATTCAAAATCTTTATTCTTTCTGTTTTTTTGATACCCATTCATATGGTTTTTTCGCAAAATTTAAAAGGAATATATTTTCTTGATGAAATTTCTAAAACACCTGTTTCTTCTGTATTGGTAGTAAATTCGGTCGAAAATTTTCAGAGAAATTCAGATGAAAACGGATGGATAAGTTTACAAGGTTTTAATTTCGAAGACCAGAAAATATATGTTTCAGGAATTGGTTATGAGAAGGAAGAATTTGATTTGAGTCTTATTAAAAAAGAAAAAGATTTTGGTTACATTTTTCTCAACCCAAAAATTGTGAGTATTGCAGAAGTTCAATTGAAAAATTCAGTAAGAAATAATATTTTTCAAACCATTTCAGAATTAGATATTCATCTTCGCCCGATTAATAATTCACAAGAAATTTTGCGTTCTGTTCCTGGGCTTTTCATTGGGCAACATGCAGGTGGTGGCAAGGCAGAGCAACTTTTTATCAGAGGATTTGATGTAGATCACGGAACTGATGTAAGCCTTTCTGTGGACGGTATCCCTGTCAATATGGTTTCCCACGCTCACGGACAAGGTTATGCAGATTTACATTTTGTAATTCCTGAGTTTATTGATAAGGTAAATTTTGATAAAGGTCCTTATTTTGCAGAAAAAGGCAACTTTACCACTGCAGGTTTTGTAGATTTTAAAACCAAAGATTTTTTAGAAAACAATTTTGCTAAGTTAGAATTGGGGCAGTTCAAAACCTATCGTGGAGTTTTGGGTTTAAACCTTTTGAAAAATAAAAAAGATGTAAAAGAACAAAGCTTATTTTTAGCTACAGAAGCGTATTTTACAGACGGATATTTTGAGAGTCCTCAAGATTTTAACCGTTTTAATGGAATGCTGAAATATCATGGAAAGTTGAATGATAATAATTTCTTGACTGCATATTTTTCAGGGCTTTCCAGTAAATGGAACGCTTCAGGACAAATACCAGATAGAGCAGTTGAAGCAGGAACAATTGGCTGGTTTGGTGCAATTGATGATAATGAAGGTGGCAAAACTTCTCGATATAATTTTACAGTCAATTTGAAATCTTATCTCAATAATGGAGGAAAATTCACTAATCAGATTTTTTATTCTAAATATCAATTTGAACTCTATTCTAACTTCACTTTTTTCTTGAATGACCCAATAAATGGTGATCAAATTCGCCAAAAAGAAGATAGAAATCTGTATGGTTTTAATTCTACTTACGAAAAATCTATACAATTATTGGGCTTAAAATCTGAAACGGTTGCAGGAATTCAGCTTCGCTATGATGAAGTCAATGATTTGGAACTTTCCAGAACCAAAAACAGAACCATCACTACAGAAGCGTTAAAATTTGGTGATGTAAATGAAATGAATTTAGGCGCTTTCTGGAGTCAGAAAATTTCTTTGAATTCTAATTTTGATGTTACGCCTTCCGTAAGATTTGATTATTTTGATAATCAATATAATGATAAACTTTTGAATCAAAAATTGAAATCAAATTCTAATATTTTTAGTCCGAAACTAAGGTTGAATTATCGTTTAAATGATCAAGTGCAGTTGTATTCTTACTTTGGGAAAGGCTTCCATAGCAATGACACCAGAGTTGCAGTTTTAGAAAACGGTAAAAAAGTTTTGCCACCAGCTTTAGGAACTGATTTTGGTGGAATTTTTAAATTGGGTGAAAAATTGATTTTACAAAGCGCAATTTGGTATCTTTGGTTAGATCAAGAGTTTGTTTATGTCGGAGATGAAGCGGTGGTAGAAGAAGGCGGAAAAACCGAAAGAATGGGAATTGACATCATTGCTCGTTACGAAATTTACAAAAATTGGTTTGCAGATTTTAATTTAAGTATGGCAAAACCAAGAAGTTTAAATGTTCCTGCTGATGAAAATTTCATTCCTCTAGCTCCGAAATTAGTGAGCACAGGCGGGGTTACCTACAGAAAAGAAACGGGTTTCAACGGAAGTTTGCGCTATAGATTAATGGGAGATAGACCCGCAAATGAAGATAATTCTGTGGTGGCAAAAGGATACTTTGTTTGGGATGGAACTATAAATTATACCACCAAAAAATGGGAATTGGGAGTTTCTGTTCAGAACATTTTTAATGTGAAATGGAAAGAAACCCAATTTGATACAGAAAGTAGATTATATAATGAAAGTCAATCTATTTCAGAGATTCATTTTACGCCAGGAACTCCGTTTTTTGGTAAATTAAGTTACACTTATTTCTTCTAA
- a CDS encoding O-methyltransferase, with translation MSYFEELHPEMDRYLEDTASAEPEILKRLRKETFQKTTQPHMISGYLQGRLLSFISKMVSPKNILEIGTFTGYAALCLAEGLQRDGKLTTLDVNEDLAYLPQKYFAQSEWASQIDFKLQDAKEFLKNSNETFDLIFIDADKENYPKYLELVKPRMKSGSVLMIDNVLWYGKVLDEKGNKQTEQIKLVNKLVAEDAEFENVILPLRDGIHLVRKI, from the coding sequence ATGAGTTATTTCGAAGAGTTGCATCCAGAAATGGATAGATATTTAGAAGATACCGCTTCTGCAGAACCAGAAATTTTGAAAAGATTACGAAAAGAAACTTTTCAGAAAACTACACAACCGCACATGATTTCTGGTTATCTTCAAGGAAGATTGCTTTCTTTTATTTCAAAAATGGTTTCGCCGAAAAATATTCTAGAAATAGGCACTTTCACAGGTTATGCAGCGCTTTGTTTAGCTGAAGGTTTGCAGAGAGACGGGAAATTGACCACGCTAGATGTAAATGAAGATTTGGCTTATTTGCCTCAAAAATATTTTGCCCAAAGTGAATGGGCTTCTCAAATAGACTTTAAACTACAAGATGCTAAAGAATTTTTGAAAAATTCTAATGAAACCTTTGATTTGATTTTCATTGATGCAGACAAAGAAAACTATCCTAAATATTTAGAATTGGTGAAACCAAGAATGAAATCAGGAAGTGTCTTGATGATTGATAATGTACTTTGGTACGGAAAAGTGCTCGATGAAAAGGGAAATAAGCAAACCGAACAGATAAAACTCGTGAATAAATTAGTTGCCGAAGATGCAGAGTTTGAAAATGTAATTTTACCTTTGCGAGACGGAATTCATTTAGTTCGTAAAATTTAA
- the hypD gene encoding hydrogenase formation protein HypD produces the protein MKFLTEYRNPELVKFYLNEIEKIVTKPWNIMEICGGQTHSLVKNGLLELLPDKVRMIHGPGCPVCVTPISLIDKAVALMEKGAVLCSFGDMVRVPGSKKSLLQAKADGGDLRILYSPLEAVQIAEQNPDKEVVFFAVGFETTAPSNALSVVHAQKLGIKNFSLLVSHVLVPPAMEAILDDEFCNIDAFLGAGHVCTIMGTSEYFPLAEKYKIPIVISGFEPADLLQAIYHAVLQLEKGEHRVENCYERLVKDEGNVPAQKVVNEIFEIGTQEWRGIGSIPDSGLVMKEKYKDFDASKKFDIENLEKKEENLCIAGEILKGIKKPVECPHFGKLCNPGNPLGAPMVSSEGACAAYYHYS, from the coding sequence ATGAAATTTCTTACCGAATACCGCAATCCAGAACTCGTAAAGTTTTATTTAAACGAAATCGAAAAAATTGTTACAAAACCTTGGAATATCATGGAGATTTGTGGCGGACAAACCCATTCTTTAGTGAAAAACGGTTTGTTAGAACTGCTTCCAGACAAAGTGAGAATGATTCACGGTCCTGGTTGCCCAGTTTGCGTTACCCCGATTTCGTTGATTGATAAAGCGGTAGCTTTAATGGAAAAAGGAGCGGTTTTATGTTCTTTTGGAGATATGGTAAGAGTTCCGGGTAGTAAAAAATCATTACTCCAGGCCAAAGCTGACGGCGGAGATTTAAGGATTCTATATTCTCCGTTAGAAGCAGTTCAAATTGCAGAGCAGAACCCTGATAAAGAAGTGGTATTCTTTGCAGTAGGTTTTGAAACTACAGCTCCTAGTAATGCTTTGAGTGTGGTTCATGCCCAAAAATTAGGTATTAAAAACTTCTCTCTTTTGGTTTCTCATGTTTTGGTTCCGCCAGCTATGGAAGCCATTTTAGATGACGAATTTTGTAATATTGATGCGTTTCTCGGAGCGGGTCACGTCTGTACCATTATGGGAACTTCAGAATATTTTCCTTTGGCCGAAAAATATAAAATTCCGATTGTTATTTCAGGATTTGAACCTGCAGATTTGCTTCAAGCCATTTATCACGCTGTGTTACAATTAGAAAAAGGCGAACATAGAGTAGAAAATTGCTACGAACGTTTGGTAAAAGACGAAGGAAATGTTCCTGCTCAAAAAGTGGTCAACGAAATTTTTGAAATCGGTACTCAAGAATGGCGTGGAATAGGAAGTATTCCAGACAGTGGTTTGGTGATGAAAGAAAAGTATAAAGATTTTGATGCTTCTAAGAAATTTGACATTGAAAATTTAGAAAAAAAAGAGGAAAATCTTTGTATTGCTGGAGAAATCCTGAAAGGCATAAAAAAACCAGTTGAGTGTCCGCATTTTGGTAAACTTTGCAATCCTGGGAATCCTTTAGGAGCACCTATGGTTTCTTCAGAGGGAGCTTGTGCAGCGTATTATCACTATAGTTAA
- a CDS encoding HoxN/HupN/NixA family nickel/cobalt transporter, which produces MFKIFLTIYSGLEHAFEADHLLAVNTLVSHRENLKQSMRDGIYWGIGHTATIFLIGILMIGFKFQIGEEVFKNFEAGVGVMLIILGLYRVFKLYFPKEHTHTHNTSRAAFGVGLIHGLAGSGALVVLVISQMKTPLEGLMYILIFGLGSIFGMFLAAYLFSIPYTKSLLKSKKLQASLVIISSILCIVYGGKVVVENLGLL; this is translated from the coding sequence ATGTTTAAAATATTTCTTACCATATATTCTGGCTTAGAACATGCTTTTGAAGCCGACCATTTATTGGCGGTGAACACACTCGTTTCTCACCGCGAAAATCTGAAACAGTCCATGAGAGATGGAATTTATTGGGGAATTGGTCATACCGCAACTATTTTTCTCATTGGGATTTTAATGATTGGGTTTAAGTTTCAAATTGGGGAAGAAGTTTTTAAAAATTTTGAAGCGGGAGTTGGCGTTATGTTAATTATTTTGGGACTTTACAGAGTTTTTAAACTCTATTTTCCGAAAGAACATACCCATACTCATAACACTTCTAGAGCAGCTTTCGGTGTGGGATTAATTCACGGTTTGGCTGGAAGTGGAGCTTTGGTCGTTTTGGTGATTTCTCAGATGAAAACACCTTTAGAAGGGTTGATGTACATTCTTATTTTCGGATTGGGCTCAATTTTCGGGATGTTTTTAGCGGCGTACCTTTTCAGTATTCCTTATACCAAAAGTCTCTTGAAATCCAAAAAACTGCAAGCCAGTTTGGTGATTATTTCCTCTATACTTTGTATCGTTTACGGAGGAAAAGTGGTTGTTGAAAATTTAGGTTTACTTTAA
- a CDS encoding rhodanese-like domain-containing protein: MKKLISILSLGALVIMGTQCSSPKPAENNTQAEVQKKVSIKEQVANGAFLVDVRTPQEFAEGSVKGAVNIPLDEVESRLNEFKGKPSVIVFCRTGNRSGQAKAILEYNGIKNVTNGINAKTVNEELAK; encoded by the coding sequence ATGAAAAAGTTAATATCAATATTGAGCTTAGGAGCTTTAGTTATCATGGGAACACAGTGTTCTTCTCCTAAACCAGCAGAAAATAATACTCAAGCTGAAGTCCAAAAAAAAGTTTCAATTAAAGAACAAGTTGCAAACGGGGCATTTTTGGTAGATGTAAGAACGCCACAAGAATTTGCAGAAGGAAGTGTAAAAGGAGCCGTGAATATTCCGCTTGATGAAGTAGAAAGTAGATTGAATGAATTCAAAGGAAAACCATCTGTAATTGTTTTTTGCAGAACAGGAAACAGAAGCGGACAAGCGAAAGCGATTCTAGAATATAACGGAATAAAAAATGTAACCAACGGAATTAATGCCAAAACGGTAAACGAAGAATTGGCTAAATAA
- a CDS encoding YeiH family protein yields the protein MLQKKLLLQLLFLALVVLSFSPLVSPPIALLFGILFVNIFGKVLETDIFVKKLLQYSIIGLGFGINLNTAIKAGSQGFLFTVSTIALVMIFGLLLARILKIDKTIAQLISAGTAICGGSAIAAVAPILKANSKQTSVALGIVFVLNAVALFIFPEIGHFFNLTQNQFGIWSAIAIHDTSSVVGAASKYGNEALQIATTVKLARALWIIPLAFLISIFTKSEGKIKIPYFIGFFVLAILAGTYLPFLQNFNSIISEISRDTLKVALFLIGAGLSLQNLKNIGIKPLLLGIILWIFISSISLYAVLQFLK from the coding sequence ATGCTTCAAAAAAAATTACTTCTTCAACTCCTATTTTTAGCACTCGTTGTATTATCTTTTTCACCACTTGTTTCTCCGCCAATTGCTTTATTATTCGGAATTCTTTTTGTGAATATATTCGGGAAAGTTCTAGAGACAGATATTTTTGTTAAAAAATTATTGCAGTATTCTATTATAGGATTAGGTTTCGGAATTAATCTGAACACTGCAATAAAAGCAGGAAGCCAAGGTTTTCTTTTTACGGTTTCTACGATTGCTTTGGTCATGATTTTCGGTTTATTACTCGCTAGAATTTTAAAAATTGACAAAACCATTGCTCAACTCATTTCCGCAGGAACCGCAATCTGTGGAGGAAGCGCAATCGCAGCAGTTGCACCCATTTTAAAAGCCAATAGCAAACAAACTTCTGTAGCTTTAGGAATTGTCTTTGTTTTAAATGCTGTTGCGTTGTTTATTTTCCCAGAAATTGGGCATTTTTTTAATTTAACTCAAAATCAGTTTGGAATTTGGAGCGCTATCGCTATTCATGATACAAGTTCTGTAGTTGGCGCTGCCAGTAAATATGGCAACGAAGCGTTACAAATTGCCACCACCGTAAAATTAGCCCGAGCTTTATGGATTATCCCGCTGGCTTTTCTTATTTCTATTTTTACCAAAAGTGAAGGGAAAATTAAGATTCCTTATTTCATTGGTTTCTTTGTTTTAGCGATTTTAGCAGGAACCTACCTTCCATTTTTACAAAATTTCAATTCTATCATTTCTGAAATTTCTAGAGACACACTCAAGGTTGCTCTTTTCTTAATTGGAGCAGGATTATCTTTACAAAATCTCAAAAATATAGGTATTAAGCCTCTTCTTTTAGGAATTATCCTTTGGATTTTCATTTCTAGCATTTCACTTTACGCTGTTTTACAATTTTTAAAGTAA
- a CDS encoding alpha/beta fold hydrolase, with translation MLHHEISGNGKKPLVLLHGFMENTTIWDEMEAHLSKDFTLIKIDLPGHGKSKVYQEIHTVELMAEKVKEVIDALKLEKINLLGHSLGGYVSLAFAEKFPEILESTTLFFSTTVADDEEKKAIRKRSIAVIDENFETFVKTSIPNLFSNNEKDILEGKIELAKNVAKSTNKEGVKAAQLGMAERPDRTEILENLDAKILIIAGKYDNAVKTENLLKIIPEKTNIKTYVLDCGHNGHWEKPTICAEIINTELLHNLPKHFLL, from the coding sequence ATGCTACATCACGAAATTTCAGGAAACGGCAAAAAACCATTGGTTTTACTTCATGGTTTTATGGAAAACACAACCATCTGGGACGAGATGGAAGCTCATCTTTCTAAAGATTTCACGTTAATTAAAATAGATTTACCCGGTCATGGAAAATCTAAAGTTTATCAAGAAATACACACCGTAGAATTGATGGCAGAAAAAGTAAAAGAAGTAATAGATGCTCTAAAATTAGAGAAAATCAATTTGCTAGGACATTCTTTGGGAGGTTATGTTTCTCTGGCTTTTGCAGAAAAATTTCCTGAAATTTTGGAGAGCACGACTTTATTTTTCTCGACTACAGTTGCAGATGATGAAGAGAAAAAAGCAATCCGTAAAAGAAGTATTGCAGTAATTGATGAAAATTTTGAAACTTTCGTCAAAACTTCTATCCCCAATCTTTTTAGCAATAATGAAAAAGATATTTTAGAAGGCAAAATAGAATTGGCAAAAAACGTCGCAAAATCTACCAATAAAGAAGGCGTAAAAGCTGCTCAATTAGGAATGGCAGAAAGACCAGACCGAACTGAAATTTTAGAAAATTTAGATGCAAAAATTCTCATCATTGCTGGGAAATATGACAATGCTGTAAAAACCGAAAATCTTCTCAAAATCATTCCTGAAAAGACCAATATTAAAACCTATGTTTTAGATTGCGGGCACAACGGACATTGGGAAAAACCAACGATCTGCGCGGAAATTATCAACACAGAATTGCTACATAATCTGCCGAAGCATTTTTTACTCTAA
- a CDS encoding OmpA/MotB family protein, translating into MKILKIFAVGAIALTLTSCVSKKQYDALNLNYKQCIENAGERQRQIQDLQAANAGLTSENNLLRDQNGALKSSLDACLSNAGKGSANIDKLIGEINASNSYIKRLISTNSKNDSLNLALSNKLKRSLDNVADADVDVKVLKGVVMISLSDKMLYKTGDYNILPAAQEVLGKVAKVINDYDTYSVLIEGNTDNVPLASANLPRDNWDLSALRGTAVAKILQTQFGVNPNRITAGGRSEYNPKTTNASVSGRAENRRTEIIIMPKLDEFMKLMDIAPVKK; encoded by the coding sequence ATGAAAATTTTAAAAATTTTTGCTGTTGGAGCAATCGCACTTACGCTTACTTCATGTGTGAGCAAAAAGCAATATGATGCATTAAATCTTAATTACAAACAATGTATTGAGAATGCAGGAGAGAGACAAAGACAAATTCAAGATTTACAAGCAGCAAATGCAGGTTTGACCAGTGAAAATAATTTATTAAGAGACCAAAACGGTGCCCTTAAATCTTCACTAGACGCTTGTTTGTCAAACGCAGGAAAAGGTTCTGCTAATATTGATAAATTAATCGGAGAGATTAATGCTTCTAACTCTTACATTAAGCGTTTGATTTCTACCAATTCTAAAAATGACAGTTTAAATTTAGCTTTATCTAATAAATTGAAAAGAAGTTTAGATAATGTAGCAGATGCAGATGTAGACGTAAAAGTTCTAAAAGGAGTAGTGATGATTTCACTTTCTGACAAAATGCTATACAAAACAGGAGATTACAATATTTTACCAGCAGCTCAAGAAGTGCTAGGAAAAGTGGCTAAAGTGATTAATGATTATGATACATATAGCGTTCTTATCGAAGGAAATACAGATAACGTTCCTTTAGCAAGTGCTAATTTACCAAGAGACAACTGGGATTTATCTGCATTGAGAGGAACAGCCGTTGCGAAAATTTTACAAACACAATTTGGGGTAAATCCTAACAGAATTACAGCAGGAGGTAGAAGCGAGTACAATCCTAAAACCACCAATGCTTCAGTTTCTGGACGTGCAGAAAACCGTAGAACGGAAATCATTATCATGCCTAAGTTAGATGAATTCATGAAATTAATGGACATCGCTCCAGTGAAAAAATAG